A single region of the Epinephelus fuscoguttatus linkage group LG14, E.fuscoguttatus.final_Chr_v1 genome encodes:
- the fbxo34 gene encoding F-box only protein 34 → MSERCEAEGSEELSLKPGPLPQTLPANQHAVWRTIMHLKSYPKLVRSELRLDASGVQTSQRSSLFVSQQGALLRTCSSNHGSSSNSRLPLSVISTNTLRRSNAANSNISSSVASLRLKASPVVALQQLPTVPGCENDTLRLYQTTTEDADAPLDIWTVIKPGHVREKIAIFASDGEPTEGAGGTERTSTSASDTRDRTPAVCSNHATMSGLLRAGKAKGSWEENSSAKRRRRSGNNQNLQQDPRSRVQDTQQHAHKPSPRRSDSTQRSSIGRCGDEVVATAEEEDQKVSVVEMVAFLEQRASEQQPDSKPLIALQRSSTTITLSRAPPPEIREGSEVRGEEPESVKVSDMVAKLESECLKRRTEGDLSRSNSLRRTVGRVLLAAGDQTAAHCQPASPSSSSSSSSSSSSSSSSSSSSLPGAQSVGREPVSCSETPRTPASAVTTPPTGEVQAVGVAAGPETLSTVTETQTEAPPLTAALPPSPDEVEPPPGLLFLSPPASEPLPPHHRMTMDLEPCTPPAPCDSGSQSEKRRRRRKADSAQEEEAGGAASSSAVAPVGRRASASQDFLEMRQRLQQLLEPQPYLAVLPHHLLLKIFLLLPTQTLAALKCTCHYFKFIIDNYGVRPADSLWVSDPRYRDDPCKQCKKRYGRGDVSLCRWHHKPYCQALPYGPGYWMCCHGAHRDAPGCNVGLHDNRWVPAFHSINVPIYRRNRDDN, encoded by the exons ATGTCTGAGAGATGTGAAGCTGAAGGATCAGAGGAGCTGTCACTCAAACCAGGACCACTCCCCCAAACACTACCAGCCAATCAGCACGCAGTCTGGAG gaCCATCATGCACCTGAAGTCATATCCAAAGCTTGTGCGCTCAGAGTTGCGTCTGGATGCGTCCGGTGTTCAGACGTCCCAGCGGAGCAGCCTGTTTGTGAGCCAGCAGGGAGCGCTGCTGAGGACCTGCAGCAGtaaccatggcagcagcagcaacagccgCCTCCCGTTGAGCGTCATCTCCACCAACACGCTCCGCCGCAGCAACGCAGCAAACAGCAACATCAGCAGCAGCGTGGCATCACTCCGGCTGAAGGCGTCGCCCGTCGTTGCTCTGCAGCAGCTTCCCACAGTGCCGGGCTGCGAGAACGACACGCTCAGACTGTACCAGACCACCACGGAGGATGCTGACGCTCCACTGGATATCTGGACTGTAATCAAGCCTGGACATGTTCGGGAGAAGATCGCCATCTTCGCCTCAGATGGTGAGCCTACAGAGGGTGCTGGAGGCACTGAACGCACCTCAACCAGTGCCTCCGACACCAGGGACAGGACGCCAGCGGTGTGTTCAAACCACGCCACCATGTCGGGACTCTTGCGGGCTGGGAAGGCTAAGGGAAGCTGGGAGGAAAACAGCAGCGCCAAACGGCGCCGCAGGTCGGGAAACAACCAGAACCTCCAGCAGGACCCGAGGAGCCGGGTTCAGGACACACAGCAACATGCCCACAAACCGTCTCCACGGCGCTCTGACTCGACTCAGCGGTCGAGCATCGGGCGGTGTGGAGACGAGGTGGTGGCGAcggcagaggaggaggatcaGAAGGTGTCGGTGGTGGAGATGGTGGCGTTCCTGGAGCAGAGAGCCAGTGAGCAGCAGCCAGACTCCAAACCTCTGATCGCCCTCCAGAGGAGCTCCACCACCATCACGCTGTCCAGAGCTCCGCCCCCTGAGATCAGGGAGGGCTCAGAGGTCAGGGGGGAGGAGCCTGAGAGTGTCAAGGTGTCAGACATGGTGGCCAAGCTGGAGTCAGAGTGTCTGAAGAGGAGGACGGAGGGAGATCTGTCGAGGAGCAACAGCCTGAGGAGGACAGTGGGTCGAGTCCTGCTCGCCGCTGGAGACCAGACCGCTGCCCACTGCCAGCCTGCATCAccgtcatcgtcatcatcatcgtcatcatcatcgtcgtcatcatcatcatcatcatcttcatcactgcCGGGAGCTCAGAGTGTGGGCAGAGAGCCAGTCAGCTGCTCAGAAACACCCAGGACACCTGCCTCAGCTGTGACCACACCCCCCACAGGTGAGGTCCAGGCGGTCGGGGTAGCTGCAGGTCCAGAGACATTGAGCACTGTCACAGAGACTCAGACAGAAGCCCCGCCCCTCACAGCAGCCCTGCCCCCTTCACCTGACGAGGTGGAGCCTCCACCTGGCCTGTTGTTCTTGTCTCCTCCTGCCTCAGAGCCCCTCCCCCCACACCACAGAATGACCATGGACCTTGAGCCCTGCACCCCTCCTGCTCCCTGTGACTctggcagccaatcagagaagaggaggaggaggagaaaggctGACAGTGCTCAAGAGGAGGAAGCTGGCGGTGCggcctcctcctctgctgtagCGCCTGTGGGCCGGCGAGCGTCTGCTTCACAGGACTTCCTGGAGATGCGTCAgcggctgcagcagctgctggagCCGCAGCCGTACCTCGCCGTGCTGCCGCATCACCTGCTGCTCAAGATCTTCCTGCTGCTGCCCACGCAGACCCTCGCCGCCCTCAAGTGCACCTGCCACTACTTCAAGTTCATCATCGACAACTACGGCGTGCGGCCCGCTGACTCGCTCTGGGTGTCCGATCCCCGTTACCGCGATGACCCCTGCAAGCAGTGCAAGAAGCGGTATGGCCGCGGCGATGTGTCGCTGTGCCGCTGGCACCACAAGCCGTACTGCCAGGCGCTGCCGTACGGTCCCGGGTACTGGATGTGTTGCCACGGCGCCCACAGGGATGCACCCGGCTGCAATGTGGGTCTCCATGACAACCGCTGGGTGCCGGCGTTCCACAGCATTAACGTGCCGATCTACAGGAGGAACCGCGACGacaactga
- the lgals3b gene encoding galectin-3b, with product MDLSDALDGGNSSHPSWPGNPQPSHPSWPGNPQSNNPSWPGNPQSNNPSWPGPSGGGSAGGWPIGPSGGGNAGGWPGPLPGGVGPQPVGPSGGGNAGGWPVPSPGGVGPQPVGPVAQPSKPLVIPYSHPFPGGLHDKMLITIRGTVNHNPNKFTVDLHTDRNLAFHFNPRFNENGNKVIVRNSCIDKKWGQEERQLRHFPFVPGTAFELKILCSQKEFKVAVNNSHLLEFKHRITDLRSITHLCIHHDISLQGFKVETLP from the exons ATGGAC CTGTCAGATGCTCTCGATGGGGGTAATTCCAGCCATCCATCCTGGCCAGGCAACCCACAGCCCAGCCATCCATCCTGGCCAGGCAACCCACAGTCCAACAACCCATCCTGGCCAGGCAACCCACAGTCCAACAACCCATCCTGGCCAG GTCCGTCTGGAGGTGGAAGTGCAGGCGGCTGGCCTATAGGTCCGTCCGGGG GTGGAAATGCAGGCGGCTGGCCTGGACCTTTGCCCGGAGGCGTAGGCCCCCAGCCTGTAGGTCCGTCCGGGGGTGGAAATGCAGGTGGCTGGCCTGTACCTTCGCCCGGAGGCGTAGGCCCCCAGCCTGTAGGTCCTGTAGCCCAGCCCAGTAAGCCTCTG GTGATTCCGTACTCACATCCTTTTCCTGGCGGACTTCACGACAAAATGCTCATCACGATCCGTGGAACGGTCAATCACAACCCGAACAA GTTCACAGTGGATCTGCACACAGATCGCAACCTGGCCTTCCACTTCAACCCTCGCTTCAATGAGAACGGCAATAAGGTGATCGTCAGGAACAGTTGTATTGACAAAAAGTGGGGGCAGGAGGAGAGACAACTCCGCCATTTCCCCTTTGTCCCGGGAACAGCATTTGAG TTGAAGATCCTGTGCTCCCAGAAGGAGTTTAAGGTCGCCGTCAACAACTCTCACTTGTTGGAGTTCAAACACAGGATCACAGACCTGCGCTCAATCACCCACCTCTGCATCCACCACGACATCAGCCTACAGGGTTTCAAAGTAGAGACTCTGCCTTGA